In one window of Streptomyces sp. FXJ1.172 DNA:
- a CDS encoding DUF6986 family protein, producing the protein MGQQEKVATSLAGAVSEEISASLAPVDAELERRYPGDPGTRQPVHTVYVPGDAFAADTIGSWGDQALAALDEHAPDAGSFADVLGLSGELAEPVYSRVRAKLEREPIEDLRVDFEDGYGPRPDAEEDETAARAARLIAEAYANGTAAPYMGIRMKCMEAAVRDRGIRTLDVFLTGLMGAGGLPEGLVLTLPKVTYAEQVGAFVRLLEAFEKAHGLDAGRLGFEIQIETSQSILATDGTATVARMIQAAQGRATGLHYGTFDYSACLGVSAAYQASDHPAADHAKAVMQVAAAGTGVRVSDGSTNVLPVGPTAKVHDAWRLHYGLTRRALARAYYQGWDMHPGHIPTRYAAVFAFYREGFEQAAGRLARYASRAGGDVMDEPATAKALSGYLLRGLDCGALDIAEVARLSGLTRADLEGFAAPRRGDLTASAK; encoded by the coding sequence ATGGGTCAGCAGGAGAAGGTGGCGACGAGCCTCGCGGGCGCCGTGAGCGAGGAGATCAGCGCCTCCCTCGCACCGGTCGACGCGGAGCTGGAGCGCCGCTACCCCGGGGACCCCGGCACCCGGCAGCCCGTCCACACCGTCTACGTCCCCGGTGACGCCTTCGCCGCCGACACCATCGGCTCCTGGGGCGACCAGGCCCTCGCCGCGCTCGACGAGCACGCCCCCGACGCCGGCTCCTTCGCGGACGTCCTCGGCCTGTCCGGCGAACTGGCCGAACCGGTCTACTCGCGCGTGCGCGCCAAGCTGGAGCGCGAGCCCATCGAGGACCTGCGCGTCGACTTCGAGGACGGCTACGGCCCCCGCCCCGACGCGGAGGAGGACGAGACGGCGGCCCGCGCGGCCCGCCTGATCGCCGAGGCGTACGCGAACGGCACGGCGGCGCCGTACATGGGCATCCGCATGAAGTGCATGGAGGCCGCCGTCCGCGACCGCGGCATCCGCACCCTCGACGTGTTCCTCACCGGCCTGATGGGGGCGGGCGGCCTGCCCGAGGGCCTGGTCCTCACCCTGCCGAAGGTGACGTACGCCGAGCAGGTCGGTGCCTTCGTACGCCTCCTGGAGGCCTTCGAGAAGGCTCACGGCCTCGATGCCGGCCGGCTCGGCTTCGAGATCCAGATCGAGACCAGCCAGTCCATCCTCGCCACCGACGGCACCGCGACCGTCGCCCGGATGATCCAGGCCGCCCAGGGCCGCGCCACCGGGCTGCACTACGGCACCTTCGACTACAGCGCCTGCCTCGGTGTCTCCGCCGCCTACCAGGCCAGCGACCACCCGGCCGCCGACCACGCCAAGGCCGTCATGCAGGTCGCGGCGGCGGGCACCGGCGTCCGGGTCTCCGACGGCTCCACCAACGTGCTGCCCGTCGGCCCGACGGCCAAGGTCCACGACGCCTGGCGCCTGCACTACGGACTCACCCGCCGCGCCCTCGCCCGCGCCTACTACCAGGGCTGGGACATGCACCCGGGGCACATCCCGACCCGCTACGCCGCCGTCTTCGCCTTCTACCGCGAGGGCTTCGAGCAGGCCGCCGGCCGCCTCGCCCGCTACGCCAGCCGGGCCGGCGGGGACGTCATGGACGAGCCCGCCACCGCCAAGGCCCTCAGCGGCTACCTGCTGCGCGGCCTGGACTGCGGCGCCCTGGACATCGCCGAAGTCGCCCGCCTCAGCGGCCTGACCCGCGCCGACCTGGAGGGCTTCGCGGCGCCCCGGCGCGGCGACCTGACGGCCTCCGCGAAGTAG
- a CDS encoding electron transfer flavoprotein subunit alpha/FixB family protein codes for MAEVLVYVDHVDGAVRKPTLELLTLARRIGEPVAVALGNGAADTAATLAEHGAVKVLTHDASEYADYLVVPKVDALQAAYEAVSPAAVLVPSSAEGKEIAARLALRIGSGIITDAVDLEAGDEGPVATQSVFAASFTTKSRVIKGTPVITVKPNSAAVEAAPAAGSVEALAVTFSDKATGTKVTARTPRESTGRPELTEAAIVVSGGRGVNGAENFSIIEALADSLGAAVGASRAAVDAGWYPHTNQVGQTGKSVSPQLYIANGISGAIQHRAGMQTSKTIVAVNKDAEAPIFELVDYGVVGDLFDVVPQLTEEIKTRKG; via the coding sequence ATGGCTGAAGTCCTCGTCTACGTCGACCACGTGGACGGTGCCGTCCGCAAGCCGACCCTCGAGCTGCTGACCCTGGCCCGCCGCATCGGCGAGCCCGTCGCCGTCGCGCTGGGCAACGGCGCCGCCGACACCGCCGCCACGCTCGCCGAGCACGGCGCGGTGAAGGTCCTCACCCACGACGCGTCCGAGTACGCCGACTACCTGGTCGTGCCGAAGGTGGACGCCCTGCAGGCCGCCTACGAGGCCGTCTCCCCGGCCGCCGTGCTGGTCCCGTCCTCCGCCGAGGGCAAGGAGATCGCCGCCCGCCTGGCGCTGCGCATCGGCTCCGGCATCATCACCGACGCCGTCGACCTCGAGGCCGGCGACGAGGGCCCGGTGGCCACCCAGTCGGTGTTCGCCGCGTCCTTCACCACCAAGTCCCGTGTCATCAAGGGCACCCCGGTCATCACGGTCAAGCCGAACTCGGCCGCCGTGGAGGCCGCCCCGGCCGCCGGCAGCGTCGAGGCCCTCGCCGTGACCTTCTCGGACAAGGCGACCGGCACCAAGGTCACCGCCCGCACCCCGCGCGAGTCGACGGGCCGCCCGGAGCTGACCGAGGCCGCGATCGTGGTCTCCGGCGGCCGTGGCGTCAACGGCGCCGAGAACTTCTCGATCATCGAGGCCCTCGCCGACTCCCTCGGCGCGGCCGTGGGTGCCTCGCGCGCCGCCGTCGACGCCGGCTGGTACCCGCACACCAACCAGGTCGGCCAGACCGGCAAGTCGGTCTCGCCGCAGCTGTACATCGCCAACGGCATCTCCGGCGCCATCCAGCACCGCGCCGGCATGCAGACCTCCAAGACGATCGTGGCCGTCAACAAGGACGCCGAGGCCCCGATCTTCGAGCTGGTCGACTACGGCGTCGTCGGCGACCTCTTCGACGTCGTCCCGCAGCTCACCGAGGAGATCAAGACCCGCAAGGGCTGA
- a CDS encoding lysophospholipid acyltransferase family protein, with protein sequence MAELVYRPVIGFAKTMFKVWDLKIDCQGSANIPHSGGAVLVSNHISYLDFIFNGLAALPQKRLVRFMAKESVFRHKVSGPLMRGMKHIPVDRGQGEAAYAHALDSLRSGEVIGVFPEATISQSFTLKGFKSGAARLAQEAGVPLVPMAVWGTQRLWTKGHPRNFKRNHLPVTIRVGEAVEAPRDQYAGAITRRLRERVQELLEAAQRAYPGRPRDPQDSWWLPAHLGGTAPTAEQLRAAEAH encoded by the coding sequence ATGGCAGAGCTGGTCTACCGTCCCGTCATCGGTTTCGCCAAGACGATGTTCAAGGTCTGGGACCTGAAGATCGACTGCCAGGGGTCGGCGAACATCCCGCACTCGGGCGGCGCCGTGCTGGTGAGCAATCACATCAGCTACCTGGACTTCATCTTCAACGGCCTGGCGGCCCTGCCGCAGAAGCGCCTGGTGCGCTTCATGGCGAAGGAGTCCGTCTTCCGGCACAAGGTCTCCGGCCCGTTGATGCGCGGCATGAAGCACATTCCGGTGGACCGCGGCCAGGGTGAGGCGGCCTACGCGCACGCGCTGGACTCGCTGCGCTCCGGCGAGGTCATCGGGGTCTTCCCGGAGGCCACCATCTCGCAGTCGTTCACGCTGAAGGGCTTCAAGTCGGGTGCGGCCCGCCTCGCCCAGGAAGCGGGCGTCCCGCTGGTCCCGATGGCGGTGTGGGGCACGCAGCGGCTGTGGACCAAGGGCCACCCCCGCAACTTCAAGCGCAACCACCTGCCCGTCACGATCCGCGTGGGCGAGGCGGTCGAGGCGCCCCGCGACCAGTACGCGGGCGCCATCACCCGCCGCCTGCGCGAGCGCGTCCAGGAACTGCTCGAGGCCGCCCAGCGCGCCTACCCCGGCCGCCCCAGGGACCCGCAGGACTCCTGGTGGCTGCCCGCCCACCTGGGCGGCACGGCCCCGACGGCGGAACAACTCCGCGCGGCCGAGGCCCACTGA
- a CDS encoding DUF6421 family protein, translating to MTEILVQAAMEGHVPSSTRVIEHPAWPVLKDAVEQIRPWQSKDGSIDFAAEGAPARAEAEAAVRSVVEAIELLSPLLPHDKAYHQAVVDDLRRWAGGGFEVPDFLDSLLAFQPAAQRADGLQHLVVFPMYTQNGNLDRNLEAVVLRMVWPDWLAELERTRYDNPLFCGITFEDFTSGYDTNSAVLFPETIAVREAPERFSWGGIFCDREAARFRRVTEAAVDILGLQLPEDIAAMVHDQKRCEEAFVLWDMVHDRTHSHGDLPFDPFMIKQRQPFWMYGLEELRCDLTAFKEAVKLQADGVPQARDVQYAVLFDRMFRFPVTGDRNRNYDGLGGQLLFAYLHKHDVIRWTDNKLSIDWERAPQVTNQLCAEIEKLYRDGIDRPKLVHWFAGYELVADYLAPHPGSRWAKGPDALDLTQPPRKLVDDVLPDEFPLSMFYEALSKKLKNVIASTKGITADGAERVAA from the coding sequence ATGACGGAAATTCTTGTGCAGGCGGCTATGGAGGGACACGTTCCTTCGTCGACCAGGGTGATTGAGCACCCGGCCTGGCCCGTGCTCAAGGATGCCGTGGAGCAGATCCGGCCATGGCAGAGCAAGGACGGGTCGATCGACTTCGCGGCCGAGGGTGCCCCGGCCCGGGCCGAAGCCGAGGCTGCCGTGCGGAGTGTCGTCGAGGCGATCGAGCTGCTCTCCCCGTTGCTCCCGCACGACAAGGCCTACCACCAGGCCGTCGTGGACGACCTGCGGCGCTGGGCCGGGGGCGGCTTCGAGGTGCCCGACTTCCTGGACTCCCTGCTGGCCTTCCAGCCCGCCGCGCAGCGCGCGGACGGCCTGCAGCACCTGGTCGTCTTCCCGATGTACACGCAGAACGGCAACCTGGATCGCAACCTCGAGGCGGTCGTGCTGCGCATGGTCTGGCCCGACTGGCTGGCCGAGCTGGAGCGCACCCGCTACGACAACCCGCTGTTCTGCGGCATCACCTTCGAGGACTTCACGTCCGGCTACGACACCAACTCGGCCGTCCTCTTCCCGGAGACCATCGCCGTACGCGAAGCGCCGGAACGTTTCTCCTGGGGCGGCATCTTCTGCGACCGCGAGGCCGCCCGCTTCCGCCGGGTCACCGAGGCCGCCGTCGACATCCTCGGCCTCCAGCTGCCCGAGGACATCGCCGCGATGGTCCACGACCAGAAGCGCTGCGAGGAGGCCTTCGTGCTGTGGGACATGGTCCACGACCGCACCCACAGCCACGGCGACCTGCCGTTCGACCCGTTCATGATCAAGCAGCGGCAGCCGTTCTGGATGTACGGCCTGGAGGAGCTGCGCTGCGACCTCACCGCCTTCAAGGAGGCCGTGAAGCTCCAGGCGGACGGTGTCCCGCAGGCCCGTGACGTGCAGTACGCGGTGCTCTTCGACCGGATGTTCCGCTTCCCGGTCACCGGCGACCGCAACCGCAACTACGACGGCCTCGGCGGCCAGCTGCTCTTCGCCTACCTGCACAAGCACGACGTGATCCGCTGGACCGACAACAAGCTCTCCATCGACTGGGAGCGCGCCCCGCAGGTCACCAACCAGCTGTGCGCCGAGATCGAGAAGCTGTACCGGGACGGCATCGACCGCCCGAAGCTGGTGCACTGGTTCGCGGGCTACGAGCTGGTCGCCGACTACCTCGCCCCGCACCCCGGCTCCAGGTGGGCCAAGGGCCCGGACGCCCTGGACCTGACCCAGCCGCCGCGCAAGCTCGTGGACGACGTGCTTCCGGACGAGTTTCCGCTGAGCATGTTCTATGAGGCCCTGTCCAAGAAGCTGAAGAATGTGATCGCCTCCACCAAGGGCATCACGGCGGACGGCGCCGAGCGGGTCGCCGCGTGA
- a CDS encoding electron transfer flavoprotein subunit beta/FixA family protein: MSLRIVVTVKYVPDATGDRHFADDLTVDRDDVDGLLSELDEYAVEQALQIAEDADDAEVTVLTIGPEDAKDALRKALSMGADKAIHVEDDDLHGTDAIGTSLVLAKAIEKAGFDLVVSGMASTDGTMGVVPALVAERLGVPQVTLLSEVSVEDGTVKGRRDGDAASEQLEASLPALVSVTDQSGEARYPSFKGIMAAKKKPVESWDLSDLDIEAEEVGLEGAFTKVEAANERPARTAGTIVKDEGEGGKQLAEFLASQKFI; the protein is encoded by the coding sequence GTGAGCTTGAGGATCGTTGTCACTGTGAAGTACGTGCCCGACGCCACTGGCGACCGGCACTTCGCCGATGACCTGACCGTCGACCGCGACGACGTGGACGGTCTGCTCTCCGAGCTGGACGAGTACGCGGTCGAGCAGGCGCTGCAGATCGCCGAGGACGCGGACGACGCCGAGGTCACCGTCCTGACCATCGGCCCCGAGGACGCCAAGGACGCGCTCCGCAAGGCCCTGTCCATGGGTGCCGACAAGGCCATCCACGTCGAGGACGACGACCTGCACGGCACCGACGCCATCGGCACCTCCCTGGTGCTGGCCAAGGCGATCGAGAAGGCCGGCTTCGACCTGGTCGTCTCCGGCATGGCCTCCACCGACGGCACCATGGGTGTCGTTCCCGCGCTGGTCGCCGAGCGTCTCGGTGTCCCGCAGGTCACCCTGCTGTCCGAGGTCTCCGTCGAGGACGGCACGGTGAAGGGCCGCCGCGACGGCGACGCCGCCTCCGAGCAGCTGGAGGCCTCCCTCCCGGCGCTCGTGTCGGTCACCGACCAGTCGGGCGAGGCGCGTTACCCGTCCTTCAAGGGCATCATGGCGGCCAAGAAGAAGCCGGTGGAGTCCTGGGACCTGTCCGACCTGGACATCGAGGCCGAGGAGGTCGGTCTCGAGGGTGCGTTCACCAAGGTCGAGGCCGCGAACGAGCGTCCGGCGCGCACGGCCGGCACCATCGTCAAGGACGAGGGCGAGGGCGGCAAGCAGCTCGCTGAGTTCCTCGCGAGCCAGAAGTTCATCTAA
- a CDS encoding threonine aldolase family protein: MNPPRTDARRHHDPQVRGFASDNYAGAHPEVLAALALANGGHQVAYGEDEYTENLQRIVRSHFGAGAEAFPVFNGTGANVVALQAVTDRWGAVICAESAHINVDEGGAPERMGGLKLLTVPTPDGKLTPELIDRQAWGWEDEHRAMPQVVSITQSTELGTLYTPAEIRAICEHAHARGMKVHLDGSRIANAAASLDVPMRTFTSAVGVDILSLGGTKNGAVFGEAVVVINQDAVRQMKHLRKLSMQLASKMRFVSVQLEALLAKDLWLRNARHANEMAQRLAEGVRAVHGVEILYPVQANGVFARLPHDVSERLQKRFRFYFWDEAAGVVRWMCSFDTTEEDVDSFVAALKEEMAR; the protein is encoded by the coding sequence GTGAACCCACCCAGGACCGACGCGCGTCGCCATCACGACCCGCAGGTCCGCGGTTTCGCCAGTGACAACTACGCCGGTGCCCACCCGGAGGTACTGGCCGCCCTGGCCCTGGCCAACGGCGGCCATCAGGTGGCGTACGGCGAGGACGAGTACACGGAGAACCTCCAGCGGATCGTCCGCAGCCATTTCGGGGCCGGTGCGGAGGCCTTCCCGGTCTTCAACGGCACCGGCGCCAACGTCGTCGCGCTCCAGGCCGTCACCGACCGCTGGGGCGCGGTGATCTGCGCCGAGAGCGCGCACATCAACGTCGACGAGGGCGGCGCTCCCGAACGCATGGGCGGTCTGAAGCTGCTCACCGTGCCCACGCCCGACGGCAAGCTCACCCCCGAGCTGATCGACAGGCAGGCCTGGGGCTGGGAGGACGAGCACCGCGCGATGCCGCAGGTCGTCTCGATCACCCAGAGCACGGAGCTGGGCACGCTCTACACGCCCGCGGAGATCCGCGCGATCTGCGAGCACGCCCACGCCCGCGGCATGAAGGTGCACCTGGACGGCTCCCGGATAGCCAACGCGGCCGCCTCCCTGGACGTGCCGATGCGGACCTTCACCAGCGCGGTCGGCGTCGACATCCTCTCGCTCGGCGGGACGAAGAACGGCGCCGTGTTCGGCGAGGCCGTCGTCGTCATCAACCAGGACGCGGTGCGGCAGATGAAGCACCTGCGGAAACTGTCGATGCAGCTCGCCTCCAAGATGCGCTTCGTCTCGGTGCAGTTGGAGGCGCTGCTGGCGAAGGACCTGTGGCTGCGCAATGCCCGGCACGCCAATGAGATGGCCCAGCGCCTCGCCGAGGGCGTGCGCGCGGTGCACGGGGTGGAGATCCTCTACCCGGTGCAGGCCAACGGCGTCTTCGCGAGGCTCCCGCACGACGTGAGCGAGCGGCTGCAGAAGCGGTTCCGGTTCTACTTCTGGGACGAGGCCGCCGGGGTGGTGCGCTGGATGTGCTCCTTCGACACCACGGAGGAGGACGTCGACAGCTTCGTGGCGGCGCTCAAGGAGGAGATGGCCCGCTAG
- a CDS encoding SDR family NAD(P)-dependent oxidoreductase, with protein MGNGANGPLSGSVIAVAGAGGPAGRATLLRLAEAGATVVGADNDPQRLSEAVDAARYASGGASVTGDTVDLLDLQSTREWAAHVEKDFGRVDGLVHLVGGWRGSETFTKTSLDDWDFLELLLVKTVQHTSLAFHEALQRSDRGRYVLISAAGASKPTAGNAAYSAAKAAAEAWTLAMADYFRKAGISEGAEGPTSAATILVVKALVHDAMRAERPNAKFAGFTDVKDLAEAIEGVWSKSAAEVNGNRLWLTEKP; from the coding sequence ATGGGGAACGGGGCGAACGGGCCGCTCAGCGGTTCGGTGATCGCGGTGGCCGGCGCGGGCGGACCCGCCGGCCGCGCGACCCTGCTGCGCCTGGCCGAGGCCGGGGCGACCGTCGTGGGCGCGGACAACGACCCGCAGCGCCTGTCGGAGGCCGTGGACGCGGCCCGGTACGCCTCCGGTGGCGCCTCCGTCACCGGAGACACGGTGGACCTGCTCGACCTGCAGTCCACCCGGGAGTGGGCCGCCCACGTCGAGAAGGACTTCGGGCGCGTCGACGGCCTTGTGCACCTGGTCGGCGGCTGGCGCGGCAGCGAGACCTTCACCAAGACCAGCCTCGACGACTGGGACTTCCTGGAGCTGCTGCTCGTCAAGACCGTGCAGCACACCTCGCTCGCCTTCCACGAGGCGCTGCAGCGCAGCGACCGCGGACGGTACGTCCTGATCAGCGCGGCCGGGGCGAGCAAGCCCACCGCCGGCAACGCGGCCTACTCCGCCGCCAAGGCCGCGGCCGAGGCGTGGACGCTGGCCATGGCCGACTACTTCCGCAAGGCGGGGATCTCCGAGGGCGCCGAGGGGCCCACCTCCGCGGCTACGATCCTGGTGGTGAAGGCGCTGGTGCACGACGCGATGCGCGCCGAACGCCCCAACGCGAAGTTCGCGGGCTTCACGGACGTCAAGGACCTGGCCGAGGCCATCGAGGGCGTCTGGAGCAAGTCCGCCGCCGAAGTGAACGGAAACCGTCTGTGGCTGACCGAGAAGCCGTGA
- a CDS encoding flavin reductase family protein, translated as MTASPELGTPQLASPDLLRSVFRRHAAGVAVITARGASGPVGFTATSLTSVSAEPPLISFGIGTGASSWPAIAGTDHVGVHILGEHQSELAATFARSGADRFGAPTAWREGPEGVPVLDDVLAWLVCRITARVPAGDHRIVLAEVVLGDPSGSGSPLLYHQGRFNGLRD; from the coding sequence ATGACGGCCTCGCCCGAACTCGGCACCCCTCAGCTCGCCTCCCCCGACCTGCTCCGCTCGGTCTTCCGCCGGCACGCGGCCGGTGTGGCGGTGATCACCGCGCGTGGTGCCTCCGGCCCCGTCGGCTTCACCGCCACCTCCCTCACCTCGGTCTCCGCCGAGCCCCCGCTGATCTCCTTCGGTATCGGCACGGGCGCCTCCAGCTGGCCCGCGATCGCCGGGACGGACCATGTCGGCGTGCACATACTCGGTGAGCACCAGAGCGAGCTGGCCGCCACCTTCGCCCGCAGCGGCGCCGACCGCTTCGGCGCGCCCACGGCCTGGCGTGAGGGCCCGGAAGGGGTGCCGGTGCTCGACGACGTGCTCGCCTGGCTGGTCTGCCGGATCACCGCCCGCGTCCCGGCGGGTGATCACCGCATCGTGCTCGCCGAGGTCGTCCTCGGTGACCCGTCCGGCTCCGGCAGCCCGCTGCTGTACCACCAGGGCCGCTTCAACGGCCTGCGGGATTGA
- a CDS encoding transglutaminase-like domain-containing protein gives MELIQNTADLSAYLAADEVIDHHHPVVRETAAKLAGDAVDSYAYARAAFEFVRDTIPHSDDAGDPRVTWRASDVLRQRTGICYAKAHALAALLRAEDIPTALCYQRLMHDDGSGHAVHGLVAVRFHGAWHRQDPRGNKPGVDARFSLDGERLAWIPDAASGEVDYPVLYAEAHPLVLAALEAAPDRSYLWKTLPDSL, from the coding sequence ATGGAGCTGATCCAGAACACCGCCGACCTCTCGGCCTACTTGGCCGCCGACGAGGTCATCGACCATCACCATCCCGTGGTACGGGAAACGGCTGCCAAACTGGCCGGGGACGCCGTGGACTCGTATGCCTATGCGCGCGCCGCGTTTGAATTCGTACGCGACACCATCCCGCACTCCGACGACGCCGGTGACCCGCGCGTCACCTGGCGCGCCTCGGACGTGCTTCGGCAGCGCACCGGCATCTGCTACGCCAAGGCCCACGCGCTGGCCGCGCTGCTTCGGGCCGAGGACATCCCCACGGCCCTGTGCTACCAACGGCTGATGCACGACGACGGCAGCGGCCACGCCGTGCACGGCCTGGTCGCCGTGCGCTTCCACGGCGCCTGGCACCGGCAGGATCCGCGTGGCAACAAGCCCGGTGTGGACGCCCGGTTCTCGCTGGACGGCGAGCGGCTGGCCTGGATCCCCGACGCAGCGTCCGGAGAAGTGGACTATCCGGTCCTGTACGCCGAGGCGCATCCGCTCGTCCTCGCCGCCCTCGAGGCCGCACCGGACCGGTCGTACTTGTGGAAGACACTGCCGGACTCACTCTGA
- a CDS encoding LacI family DNA-binding transcriptional regulator yields MPDTTRSSDRLPASRYGNRPTMKDVAARAGVGLKTVSRVVNGEPGVTPDTERRVQEAIDALGFRRNDSARVLRKGRTASIGLVLEDLADPFYGPLSRAVEEVARAHGALLINGSSAEDPEREQELALALCARRVDGLVVIPAGDDHRYLEPEIRAGVATVFVDRPAGRIDADVVLSDNFGGARDGVAHLIAHGHRRIGFIGDMPRIHTAAERLRGYRAAMEDAGIPVEDAWMSLGQTNPERVRRAAQEMLSRPEPVTAIFTGNNRVTVTVIRVLAEHPRRVALVGFDDLELADLLQPGVTVVAQDAAALGRTAAERLFRQLDSGLVTPERIELPTRLITRGSGELPPAD; encoded by the coding sequence GTGCCCGACACCACCCGCTCCTCGGACCGCCTGCCCGCGAGCCGCTACGGCAACCGCCCGACCATGAAGGACGTGGCGGCGCGGGCGGGTGTCGGCCTGAAGACGGTCTCCAGGGTGGTCAACGGCGAGCCGGGGGTCACGCCGGACACCGAACGCCGGGTGCAGGAGGCGATCGACGCACTGGGCTTTCGCCGCAACGACAGTGCGCGGGTGCTGCGCAAGGGCCGTACGGCGAGCATCGGCCTGGTCCTGGAGGACCTCGCCGACCCGTTCTACGGCCCGCTCAGCCGCGCCGTGGAAGAGGTGGCCCGGGCCCATGGCGCGCTGCTGATCAACGGCTCCAGCGCCGAGGATCCCGAGCGCGAGCAGGAGCTGGCGCTGGCGCTGTGCGCGCGGCGGGTGGACGGGCTGGTGGTGATCCCGGCCGGGGACGACCACCGCTATCTCGAGCCGGAGATCCGGGCCGGGGTGGCGACCGTGTTCGTGGACCGTCCGGCCGGGCGGATCGACGCCGACGTGGTCCTGTCCGACAACTTCGGCGGCGCCCGGGACGGCGTGGCCCATCTGATCGCGCACGGCCACCGCCGGATCGGGTTCATCGGCGACATGCCCCGCATCCACACCGCGGCCGAACGGCTGCGCGGCTACCGCGCGGCCATGGAGGACGCCGGGATACCCGTCGAGGACGCGTGGATGTCCCTGGGGCAGACGAACCCGGAGCGGGTGCGCCGGGCCGCGCAGGAGATGCTGTCGCGGCCCGAGCCCGTCACCGCGATCTTCACGGGCAACAACCGGGTGACGGTCACCGTGATCCGGGTCCTGGCCGAGCATCCGCGCCGCGTCGCCCTGGTCGGCTTCGACGACCTGGAGCTGGCCGACCTGCTTCAGCCGGGTGTCACGGTCGTCGCCCAGGACGCGGCCGCCCTCGGCCGTACGGCGGCCGAGCGCCTGTTCCGCCAGCTGGACAGCGGCCTGGTCACCCCGGAGCGCATCGAGCTGCCCACCCGGCTGATCACGCGCGGCTCGGGCGAGCTGCCGCCGGCCGACTGA
- a CDS encoding ROK family protein, with the protein MHTDLVAALDIGGTKIAGALVDGDGRILARAQRGTPAQQDGETVMLAVEEVLTDLAGSPLWDRAGALGIGSAGPVDASAGTVSPVNVPGWREFPLVERVRAVTGGLPVELIGDGVAITAAEHWQGAARGHDNALCMVVSTGVGGGLVLNGRLHPGPTGNAGHIGHISVDLDGDPCPCGSRGCVERIASGPNIARRALEQGWRPGPDGDTSAAAVAAAAREGDPVAVASFDRAAQALAAGIAATATLVEIDIAVIGGGVGKAGDILLAPLRKALTDYATLSFVQRLTVTPAQMGTDAGLVGAAAAALARRPDATAAGV; encoded by the coding sequence ATGCACACCGACCTCGTGGCGGCCCTGGACATCGGTGGCACCAAGATCGCCGGCGCGCTCGTGGACGGCGACGGCCGGATCCTGGCGCGCGCCCAGCGTGGTACGCCCGCCCAGCAGGACGGTGAAACGGTCATGCTGGCCGTCGAGGAGGTGCTCACCGACCTCGCCGGATCCCCGCTGTGGGACCGGGCCGGCGCCCTCGGCATCGGCAGCGCCGGTCCGGTGGACGCCTCGGCGGGCACCGTCAGCCCGGTGAACGTGCCCGGCTGGCGTGAGTTCCCGCTGGTCGAGCGGGTCCGGGCGGTCACCGGGGGCCTGCCGGTCGAGCTGATCGGCGACGGCGTCGCGATCACCGCGGCCGAGCACTGGCAGGGCGCCGCCCGCGGCCACGACAACGCGCTGTGCATGGTGGTCTCGACGGGCGTCGGCGGCGGCCTGGTGCTGAACGGCCGGCTGCACCCCGGCCCGACCGGCAACGCCGGGCACATCGGCCACATCAGCGTCGACCTCGACGGCGACCCGTGCCCGTGCGGCTCGCGGGGCTGCGTGGAGCGCATCGCCAGCGGGCCCAACATCGCCCGCCGAGCCCTGGAACAGGGCTGGCGGCCGGGCCCCGACGGCGACACCTCCGCCGCCGCGGTGGCCGCCGCCGCCCGCGAGGGCGACCCGGTCGCCGTGGCCTCCTTCGACCGGGCCGCCCAGGCCCTGGCCGCCGGAATCGCGGCCACCGCGACCCTGGTCGAGATCGACATCGCGGTGATCGGCGGCGGCGTCGGCAAGGCGGGCGACATCCTCCTCGCACCGCTGCGCAAGGCGCTCACCGACTACGCGACCCTGTCCTTCGTCCAGCGTCTGACGGTCACCCCCGCACAGATGGGCACCGACGCGGGCCTGGTCGGCGCGGCGGCGGCCGCCCTGGCCCGCCGGCCGGACGCGACGGCGGCGGGGGTCTGA
- a CDS encoding TlpA family protein disulfide reductase, producing MISADADGDRKWRSGRVRVRVRDDGIRLGAAELGAELGERATLVQFSSAFCAPCRATRRVLGEVAAMVPGVAHVEVDAEARLSLVRELEILKTPTVLVLDAGGRVVRRATGQPRKADVIAALGEAV from the coding sequence CTGATCAGTGCTGACGCGGATGGTGACCGGAAGTGGCGGAGCGGGAGAGTGCGGGTGCGCGTGCGGGACGACGGCATACGGCTGGGAGCGGCCGAACTGGGCGCCGAACTGGGGGAGCGGGCCACGCTCGTGCAGTTCTCGAGCGCATTCTGCGCGCCCTGCCGGGCCACCCGGCGCGTCCTCGGCGAGGTGGCGGCGATGGTCCCCGGCGTGGCGCACGTCGAGGTCGACGCCGAGGCCCGACTGAGCCTCGTACGCGAGCTGGAGATCCTCAAAACGCCCACCGTGCTCGTCCTCGACGCGGGGGGCCGCGTCGTGCGGCGCGCCACCGGACAGCCCCGCAAGGCCGACGTCATCGCGGCACTGGGGGAGGCCGTGTGA